Sequence from the Mixophyes fleayi isolate aMixFle1 chromosome 4, aMixFle1.hap1, whole genome shotgun sequence genome:
CCCCTCCACcagcagggtgacacagtgacacacacagaagggagctatgagtctgccctccccctgcagggtggcACAGACAGAAGAGagatatgagtctgtccctcctcctacagggtgacacagacagaagggagctatgagtctgtccctccccctgcagggtgacacagacagaagcaGGCCTGATGCAAACCCTCAGAGCACCCTAGGTAGCGCCCCTCCCCCATCAGCAGCAGTGGTCTTCTAAGAAGTGGCACCTTCACCTTTTCTGTTTCTTACCTTGGCAGGCAGAAGGTGGGAGTGACATCCTCGGCTCCTCAAACTGCGAGTGCGATGCTCGGCTGTGACGTTATATGCAAGCGCCAAACTCTCAGCGTAACACTGACACGGAGAAGCAGCAGTTTCACATGTAAGACGCTCCTGGCTGCTTCTCCTTTATGTCGGCGGCTGCACTATGTTTGGGGGCTGCCTCGGGGGCATTAAAATCACCTGAGTGATATTATGTCACTTAATCTGTGTTTTAGGTGCCACCTAACCACTGGTACCTGGGGTCCCCTAATGCTAGCGCTGACACTGGCCCTGTCACTCTTCTGACTTTCTACTAACCTCTTTCCAGTTTCGTTAAACTGTTCTCTTTCCAGAGACTAAAGGGTGTGACGTCTAACACCAGGAATCCTGACATTTATCTTATCAGGGACCATCTATCGTGCTTGTCTGGTCCGTCTATCAGTACACTGCCTATCCCCAAGTTTCCAAGGACAGTCCTGCTTTTTGGTACTGAAATTCTGTACCGTGGAACTGCAATTCTCCTAGTGCCCAGATTTCTTATGCATGtagatgtaaccccctgtcactgtgtgtagtatgaggtgcaaagggtacacagtgcacctccttctcaagccctggctagctgatgggcatgggtgtaaatgatcagggggtccctgcacatgcaggtgtttctttgtagttagtgggaaacaggggatgtcactttggtgcagtgtaatagaagtcacaataatttgggcgccagaccatctctataacaaactgaacttttatttacactcctcttcctccagcacgataatcataatggttgcagcaataaagaaaaatatatacatctccttactctctccagcacagttcttaatgagcaatacgaatatggttgcaaatatcttattactcctcctgcacagttcttaatgttatccagatgttaaataacataaatcataggtctcttacactccatactcactgcagatcaccctcctctgcaagggcactcgcatggatgctaataggcaggcagcttctcctccatgcagctctgacacactctgtgtacctctcaactgcagctcatccctcctctgcggggatgatgtctcctgtgctctgacacgtcactctgtgtactctcagcctcaggatctgacactacagctaccatgcctcttgtagcagccctcactccagggtctcttccatgcgaagtgtccccctctatcttgggttctctatagtgacatggagttctcctcctcatccagggcacacattccttgccctggctcagtcaccacactcagacagccaggcaatgcttgGGGAGCCtaggagcttccaccccaggtccccagctacaactctcctctcctgtgtctccccCTGTCTGTCCCAGGCtaggctgggttatcaccatggtaaacagtttatgtaactttttataaacttctagcttaccctctaggtgacccctcctgtattcactgaggtaaaggttttactagaacaccactaggggggtgttacatagaTAAAATAGAATTAGGAAGAATCATTTCTACACTGGTTTTTAAAAGGAAATAAGAGTTGTTTGGAATGAACTGAGCCAGTGTCATATCACTGGGTGTTCTGGATATCTATTTAGTAAATATGGAAGCATTATGAATGGCGGTCCCTACCCCCACTTGTATTAATATTCTACTACACCTTGGTCTGACTTATTATATGATGTATAAGTTTTACAGGAAGCGCTTGGACTTGTGGTTCAAGACGGGGAATTGTACAGGCTGCAAAATTTGTTACTTTCTGATAGGAGAAGCAGGAGAGGACTGTCTGTTAGGAGGAGCAGGGGAGGACCTTCTGATAGGAGAGCAGGGGAGGCCCTTCTGATAGGAGGGGCAGGGGAGGACCTACTGATAggaggagcaggggaggcccTTCTGATAGGAGGGGCAGGGGAGGACCTTCTGATAggaggagcaggggaggcccTTCTGATAGGAGGAGCAGGGGAGGACCTTCTGATAGGAGAAGCAGGGGAGGACCTTCTGATAGGAGGAGCAGGGGAGGACCTTCTGATAggaggagcaggggaggcccTTCTGATAGGAGGGGCAGGGGAGGACCTTCTGATAGGAGGAGCAGGGGATGCCCTTCTGATAGGAGGAGCAGGGGAGGGCCTTCTGATGGGAGAAGGGGAAGATCTTCCAATAGGAGGAGCAGGGGAAGACCATCTGATAGGAGGAGCAGGGCAGAACCTTCTGATAGGAGCAGGGGAGGGTCTTCTGATGGGAGGAGTAGGGGAGGACCTTCTGGTAGGAGGAGCAGTGGAGGACCTTCTGGTAGGAGGAGCAGGGGAGGACCTTCTGGTAGGAGGAGCAGGGGAGGACCTTCTGATAGGAGGAGCAGGGGAGGACCTTCTGATAGGAGGAGCAGGGGAGCACCCTGTGATTTGAGGAGCAGGTGAGGGCCTTCTGGTAGGAGGAGCAGGTGAGGGCCTTCTGATAGAAGGAGAAGGGGAGGACCTTCCGATAGGACAGGGGAGGACCTTCTGATAGGAGGAGCAGGGGAGGGCCTTCTGATGCGAGGAGAAGGGGAAGACCTTCCGATAGGAGGAGCAGGGGAGGACCTTCTGAtagggggagcaggggaggaccTTCTGGTAGGAGGAGCAGGGGAGGACCTTCTGATAGGAGGAGCAGGGGAGGACCTTCTGATAGGAGGAGCAGGGGAGCACCCTGTGATATGAGGAGCAGGGGAGGACCTTCTGGTAGGAGTAGCAGGTGAGGGCCTTCTGGTAGGAGGAGCAGGTGAGGGCCTTCTGGTAGAAGGAGAAGGGGAGGACCTTCCGATAGGACAGGGGAGGACCTTCTGATAGGAGGAGCAGCGGAGGACCTTCAGATAGGAGGAGCAGGGGAGGACCTTCTGATAGGAGGAGCAGGGGAGGGCCTTCTGATGGGAGGAGCAGAGGAGGACCTTCTGataggaggagaagaggagggtTGTGGTATCCCCCGCAGAATACAGCTTAGGCTATAATGAGATTTCGTGTTATGGAACAAGATATTTACATGAACTTAAAGGGTTGGACAATGCACATAGACGGTCTTGATTTTACAGTGGTTTTGCTTAAAACACAGGCCACTAATTATCAAAATGCAGAGATCAGTCTAATCGTTTTTAATCGCAACAATAATGTAATTTTTCACTGATTTTCTTCTCAGGATGGCAGAAGAAGTATTGCAgctttttgccctttgataaatatgaCCCACAAACCTAACATTCCCCCTTTAGGAAAACCATCTTGAGTGGTGAAAATTAATCTATGGCCGCTTGTCCATTTTCACATCCAAAGCCAGACTTCTTGTACCCTCCGAAGGGCTCAAAGTCTTAGCTGGCAAAAATAAACACCAAATATTCCAAATGCCAGTAGGCAAACAAAGATAGAAATATAGCATCCGAATTCCaacttgcctgctctccaggaACATTCAGGGCAAGTAGACCaccctaagaaaaaaaaaagacaaagatTGGTTCTTGTCGCACTAGTGAAGAGCACCAACCCTATATGGTAGTATTAAAGGATAAGTACCTCTTAGTTAATGCCAAAAAGGGGTGCAACCCATtgctataatatacatattattagaTGAGGAAAGAAGCAGAAGATTGATAGGGTGCACTGGAATCCAGTGCACCCTATCAATCTTCTCCTTCTTTCCTCATCTAACAACAAGTAGACCACCCTCCCAGATACCACCTTTAATCTTATAAAGCAATGATGGCGCAGTTTGAACCATACAGCCTGCCGGATGGGTCCTGATGATTGCGCCATGACCCTGCTGCATGATAGTGCCCCTTCTCTGGGCAAGATATATAAGAAAGTTCACACAGACTTGTTATAGTCCAGGAACATTTATCTTCGCTGTGAATAGTATCCAAATAGTCCAGGAGGTCTCCCCCAACCTCAGTAGTCTCCCGGGTAATCCACATCAATAGGCAACTATGCAGCATTTTACCAGGCTGGCCAGGAAGAGAGGGACTtagtacagaaacaggagggcagAAACATGATAGAGATCAGAACAAGTGAAATAACAAGTGACCGCTGAATATTAGTATCTGAGAATTATGAAGTGACAACCTATGAGGTTATATCTCCCTCTTATGCGTCCGTTAGCTGAGATAAAGGGGGGTGGGTCTTTCATCCCTAGATACACCCCACCGTCACTTACTATGACTCTAGATATGGCCCCCAAACCTCTATAACTTCTTGTAGGAGGATATTATAGCATTTAGTAGTAGCTGAGTAAATATTTCTGATAATGTAGAGTATCTACCACTATTTTATATACAGATAGATGCAATCCTCTTAGCATTTATAGGAACAAAAATGTATCTCTAATGCACAATATTATAAAATTCGGCTTGCAATACACTGCAAAACTCTAAAATATGcaataatattacaataatactTACTAATCGGGTAAAATTCAGCAGTGTAGGAGCCAATGGAGGTCGTGTTTtacatacaaatttattttacataGATCAGGCCCCCCAAAAAAAGAATTTTGGTAGAAAAATAGGCAGCGTTCAATGTATGAATTGCGCCTAGCCCCATAGAACCAGCAAGGCCGGCACTTTACATAATTGATGTGGGTCATATCTATATGCCAACCTAAATTAGCCATTTAAGTGTGATAATATTCTGATTTTCCCTGCTAATTACATATCTGCAAAATACAAATGATTTGGTGTTTAAAAAACGTTAGCATGAATAAGTTATTTGATGTTAATGTAACTGGAAAGCAAGTGAGAGAATCAGAAACTACAAGGATCTGATATAGCGCAGATTACACTAATTGCCCTGTATCCAATTTACACATTAGGATACGGCCATCTTAGTACACCCATTCCTCTACTATTACTTGTGGTCCCGCCATCGTGCTACACCAGACTCATCCCCACCACCAACATTCACGTACCCTCTTTGCACAGCCCGCCATCTTAGTACACCCCATGACAATGTCGCTCACTGCTGGGATGTCTCCGCCTTCTTAGTACACCCTATGACTATGTCGCTCTCTGCTGGGATTTCTCCGCCATCTTAGTACACCCCACGACTATGTCGCTCAGTGCTGGGCTTTCTCCGCCATCTTACCACACCCACGGTACCGCGGTGTTTTGTCTCTGACTCCCCCTCCTCCGGCAGACCATTAGAATCATGGCGGCGATGAAGATGCTGTTTCCCGGGGCAGCCCCTCTGACCGGCGGGGAGCCCGCTGAGATGGACTGGATGAGCCGCGAGGTCACCACTGGGGTGAGTACCGGCGGAGGCCGCTGGGGGAGCGGGTCGGTGAAGTACGCGAGGCCCGGGGAAAGCCTGGCAGCTAGGCCGGTGATACAGCAAATCCCTGGCAGCATTGTACTGGGCTGTTACACCGGGTACTCAGTATACATCATGTACAATGACACTGGGTAAAGGCTGCCTGGATGTTGTGGAGCTGTAAGTCTCCGCATGACATAGTTTAGAGAGGATCACTAtgacagggtatgctgggacatgtagttccacaatccGTGGAGAGTATCAGGTTCCCTAAGTTTACACCTGAGGTCGCTGCTGTatgtaataataatgtgtatgtatatatatatatatttattacataatctGTAGAACAGGACACACATTGCCTTTATAATTGTGTGTATATGGCATACACTGATAAACAGTAATATCTGTATCATGCAGCATACACATACTGCCTTTATAGGGCTTATAGGTGTATACAAGTAGCTATGAGGTTATGTAGTAACAAACATAATCCAGTCCATCATTTCCTATGCAAAATACACCGCAAGATCTCCCATCTTGTAATTTTAGCTATCGTAAGTGTGTATTTGCTGTCATTTGTGTACACCTGAGAATCAGGAATTGCTTGGCAGTATTAGGAGGGAGCTCCTGTCTAATTCTAAAGACTTCCATATGATGTCATCTGATAGTGACTGTGTGGCGTCATCTTCTAATCGGTTCTATCCATTGTAGACTTTTTTAACAATGGACCTCGCAAGGTGGGAAGAAGAAAAGCATATATAAACCGCTCTGTGTTTATTAGATGATGAGCTCTTTGGGCTAGAGTTATCTTTTTGTGAATGCATTTTAATGATCTAAACTAACTGCTTCATATACACATTATTTGCTTGTTTTCTTGCATGAAACGGTCAGTGATATCAGTCTAAGGAACTATCCACTTTGCTGTAATGACCACTTTATTTATTGTATCCCCCATCCTAGCGATTTGGTGAGAGTCACATCTGCACAGTGTCAGGCTGGAGAGACTGGTGTCAGTGGAGGGGTCTCTATGGAATGGTTGGAAATCTAAACAGGTTTTCTATGTGAGATCTTGGTACAACATTAGGCACTATAAAACAGCTTATTCAGATTCGGGGGgcaggggaattcaattggccgtcctactttttacagtaacctGCGAACTATAaccattatggtaatagtgcacttaaataccattattacagtaatttcaacgccggctttttgctcgcagtttCCTGAGCCTCAAGTAGAAAGCCGGGTTGATTTTACTGTAATAGAGTTATCGCAGCACTAATCTAGGGGGAATTGAAATCTCCCCTTATTGTTTAGGGGGAAACAAGTGTTCCATTTTCAGATAACCTCTCCTTTTTGGTTTGCATGTGCCTACTTGCAACTTTTACTAACACCAAACGATTCCAACTCCTGATATTGCTACATGGCTGAGAACTATAGGAGAAAGCCAACAAAGAAACAAGTTGCAGAATGCCATGTACAATCCAATAAATAAGGTGGACTAGCCCTTTAAGTATGAATTAACTGAATTGTAGTTTAGTGTCTTCTGTGGTACATCAAGGAAAAGCCTCAGCGATGGGCTCTTAACTATCCACTTATTTTGCTCTCTTCGCAGACCACGATCATGGCTGTAGAGTTTGACGGCGGTGTGGTTCTTGGTGCTGATTCTAGGACGACCACTGGGTACGTACAGCTCTATCCTCGATGAGGTTTACAAAACAAGATGATGGACTTACATGTGTCTGATATCTCGTCACATGGTTCACATTAGTATAACGTTTCTACAAACAGCGCAACATGCAGCACAAatgtcacacaaaaaaaaacacaaatgcagTTAAAAACATTCCGCGGTGTAAAAAGACGTTGCGTGTGATTTCTGCACTGCTTCCTCTGTAAGAGAGGACGTCATGATTGTATAATGCCAGCTGAGATAGTGGGCAGCACTGAAAGACATGCATCTCTCCTTCCTGCAGTGCGTACATCGCCAACAGAGTAACCGACAAGCTGACTCCAGTACATGATCGGATATTCTGCTGTCGCTCCGGCAGCGCCGCGGACACCCAGGCCATCGCTGATGCCGTCACTTACCAGCTGGGCTTCCACAGGTAAGAACGTGTCCCGTATTTTGACAGCGTTACTATGCTGTTCTTTGTTGCTTGTGTGATTTGTTGCTGTTCTGCATTCATATGAAAAAGACATTGTCATGCAGCGTAAAGGTCTGTGTGCGCCGGTTTGGTGACGCTGTTGTCATGTCTCCTCTAGCATTGAGCTGGGCACCCTGCCCCTCGTACACACAGCCGCCAGCCTCTTCAAGGAGATGTGCTACAAGTATCGGGAGGATCTGATGGCCGGGATCATTGTAGCTGGATGGGATGAaaggaaggggggccaggtgagaTATCAGTCTCCTGTGTTACGTCTCTAGGACACATGATCTGTCCCCGTACTACATATGTTTGTGTTCTCATGCAGGTGTACACCGTGCCCATGGGAGGGATGATGGTTCACCAGCCGTTCTCTATAGGAGGATCCGGAAGTTCCTATATATACGGCTTCGTAGACTCCACATACAAATCAGGAATGACAAAGGAAGAGTGTCTGAAATTCACAGCTAATGGTGAGATCATGTTACACAGATACAGTAACACCTCCATACACTGACTGCAAGCTATGTGCCCCTTTCCCCCTCCTCCTGcggggtgacacagacagaagggagctatgagtctgtccctccccctgctgGGTGACACATAATACAGTGTGATAATTAGATATATGTATAATGTTTGTCTCTCTCCTCTTACAGCTCTCGCTCTGGCTATGGAGCGGGATGGATCCAGCGGGGGTGTTATACGTCTTGCCGCCATCACAGAGTCAGGGGTGGAGCGACAGGTGATTCTCGGGAACCAGCTACCTCAGTTCCCTGTATCGTGATCATGCCCATGTTTCCCTGTATATGTTCTCCTCTTATGTTTTGTTACTAGGATGATATGACGCAGAATAAAGGCTGGTTCTGATCCAGTGACGTGTGTTTATTACATCCATCGTTCTTGTACAACCTTGTCATGGTTATTGCCCCTGAGAGGGAGCTGCCTGTCCCATGTCGGAAGCTGTCCCATGCCCAGCGATCGCTGCGCTACTTGTGGTGGTGAGGTGCCCTTGTTCTCCCCCCCACAATCCTGACATAATGTCTGCCAGGATAATCACAATACAAATAATGAGCGATAAGTAATAACGACAGATCTATAGACTTACCATGGTTATTCAGCAATCATGTGAAATAAAGAGGTCTAAGAATAGCTTTTTACAAATCATTTTATTGAATAGAACACTAGTTTTGTCTCATTGGTATTCAGGCAAAACTGAATTTCTCTAAAAATACTAAATTCACAGAATCCAATAAATCCCACATTAATACCTAAATATTGCACTTATACATAATGTTTCTCTCTATATAAGCGTAAGATAAGACAGCGCTGGATTTTCGGATCCTAACCAGTCCTGATTCCTGACATCTTGTGTTATGTCAAATGCTGCAATACCCACTCTTGCCAGTGGATGTCACTGTCAACCCACCAGTTGCTTTTAAAGGGGACGGTAgaggtttcatcatcatcagcagctatttatatagcaccactaattccgcagcgctgtacagagaactcgttcacatcagtccctgccccattggagcttacagtctaaattccctaaaacacacacacagacagagagacactatggtc
This genomic interval carries:
- the PSMB6 gene encoding proteasome subunit beta type-6, encoding MAAMKMLFPGAAPLTGGEPAEMDWMSREVTTGTTIMAVEFDGGVVLGADSRTTTGAYIANRVTDKLTPVHDRIFCCRSGSAADTQAIADAVTYQLGFHSIELGTLPLVHTAASLFKEMCYKYREDLMAGIIVAGWDERKGGQVYTVPMGGMMVHQPFSIGGSGSSYIYGFVDSTYKSGMTKEECLKFTANALALAMERDGSSGGVIRLAAITESGVERQVILGNQLPQFPVS